The Thermodesulfovibrionales bacterium nucleotide sequence ATCGTGAAACGTGGCGACTGTGGCGCCGACGGCAAAGTCGAACTTGAACCGGATGGCGATATAAATGAGTATCCCGAGCGTCGCCATCGCAACGGCCTTCGCCGCATCTTCCCTCAATTTCCCGCCGACCTTCGGTCCGATGAATGTGGTTGAATCCACCACATACCGGTTATCAGGGAATTTCTGACTGATGGCGGCCGTAATGGTGTCTGAAATCTGTCCGGTCGGGTGATCGGTCTTCTTCACCCTGATGAGGATCTTTTTCACCGCAGGGAAGTCCTGGAGATCGAAATCCCTGATACCCGCGTCCTCAAGCGCCTTCCGTATCTCGTGAAGGGCCACGGGTTTGTCGAACCTGAGCTGGATGGCCGTCCCCCCGGCGAAATCGATGCCGAGGTTCGCCCTTCCGTTCGCTATCTGTACAATCGTGAATATCCCGATGAGGGAGAGGATTCCCGAGAATATAAATGCAAATTTCCGTTTACCGAGGAAATCAATGTTCGTGTTCTTGATGAGTTCTAACATCCTGCCTCCTATATGCTCAGCTTCCTGACCTCTTGCCTGCTATTGATGAGGTCGAAGATGGATTTTGTGCCTACAAGCGCGGTGAAGAGGTTTATGGCAACGCCGAGACTCAGGGTCACGGCAAACCCTTTTATCGGTCCCGTCCCGAACTGGAAGAGGACCGCCGCGGTAATGAGGGTCGTGACGTGCGAATCGAAGATTGTCCAGAACGCCTTGTCATACCCGGAGTCGACTGCCGCCCTCGGAGTCTTGCCGGACTTCAATTCATCTCTTATCCTCTC carries:
- the secF gene encoding protein translocase subunit SecF, which encodes MLELIKNTNIDFLGKRKFAFIFSGILSLIGIFTIVQIANGRANLGIDFAGGTAIQLRFDKPVALHEIRKALEDAGIRDFDLQDFPAVKKILIRVKKTDHPTGQISDTITAAISQKFPDNRYVVDSTTFIGPKVGGKLREDAAKAVAMATLGILIYIAIRFKFDFAVGATVATFHDVLAVLAIFFLLGREINLILVTALLTIAGYSLTDTVVVFDRIRENFRSNVKDPVEAVMNRSVNEVLSRTIVTSFTVLLTSLALFFLGGEVIHDFALAMILGVIVGTYSSIFVASPIVLLWRGKKAFAKK